In the Necator americanus strain Aroian chromosome X, whole genome shotgun sequence genome, cgctgccagatctCGATTATCCTcctgaacacctggtcaaccGTAAATCGGGCAGgacaaaagccagcttgctcgtcgcgcgttgtttcttcgcgatgtttaatgagtagGTCCAGGATAAAGAGCTCCAATACCTTAAggccgtgacggataacttcttgtggaggggaattatgatagcgtgtctccacgagtcaggtatcctttcgtgaaTCCACATTGAGAGAATGATccttgtcatctcacgaatactagacggaggaagatattttagcatttctgcgctaatcccgtcctCTCCACCGGATTTTctatccttcattttttgaatacagactagaacctccgactcggtcggtggctcctcgttaaccacGTATGTCGGTCTacgaacgtgctcgagttcaggagctgacggtgctagccggttcagcaaggtcttgaaatgttccttccaaattggaagggttgcttcaccgacagctactccattggcagtgttgaggacaggagaaaatcttttcattttgccgctatactgttttagtagagcgtaggctttccgcgtgttcctgtcctcccactcCTTCTCAAACTcaatcgctcttgacgtccactcgttatcgcggtcttgttgcagctaacgacgcagcttccttctaagactttccctggttgaagtcaccagcgctgcgcgcgacacatacggaattgtatgtggattttgtttctgcaggtgcaaaggcaaacttcttccgcggcaataaaaccgggagcgtttcccttgcagcgtcctggatgcactttgtggaAGAATctgcatcgctaagcttcttcctggtccatactccaacatgaatagacacacgttggcggaattttcttctgcattcatcgtctttcagacctgccatgtcgattttcggttgaagaggaactcctctgtttctcttgtggaaccgtatcttgaagctgagaagaactggacggtggccagagtcgaacgcgacgtcccaaacagctctagattttcatATATCTGACTGAGAAATGTTTCTCGCCAGAACGTAATTGAGTTGaggcttaagagtcctcatcttccgctacTTGCGCtactcttcaggcgttaaaagggttggcccctgccacgtgagttgatggcgtcgatgattcctcttaaacgtgtaagcgatgatgaggcccatGTGAAGGAtgataccattttcctagcacatcggattgctgctcgagtcccatcttcgcatttgcttcgattccgacaatgaccagcTGCAGGCTtagtattttagacatcaacgcattg is a window encoding:
- a CDS encoding hypothetical protein (NECATOR_CHRX.G24112.T3), whose protein sequence is MKRFSPVLNTANGVAVGEATLPIWKEHFKTLLNRLAPSAPELEHVRRPTYVVNEEPPTESEVLVCIQKMKDRKSGGEDGISAEMLKYLPPSSIREMTRIILSMWIHERIPDSWRHAIIIPLHKKLSVTALRRIIEIWQRYSKSMQLAFQDFEAAFDSPHRGRLLCADGVSGKFVRLLDDNNQRTTAALRTPAGCTTPFEVVTGVRQGAVAGPFLFNFAIDDIMRRTVDQCPADIVLAPSGCPLTDLEYADDVVIFAESSTKL